The Bos indicus x Bos taurus breed Angus x Brahman F1 hybrid chromosome 3, Bos_hybrid_MaternalHap_v2.0, whole genome shotgun sequence genome segment taattgaCATTAATAAAATAGGCAAAGTAGGAGAAAGTCTTTGCTATGTCTTCCAGCTTCTATTTTACAATTACACTAGGAATCTGTAGACCATACCTTTTGTTTACCTGACCAAATTTTGCCAATTCTTAAAGAAGAGTAGATAAACTGAAAAGTCCCAGTGAATAGCATATTATTATTGGTTTGATTCAAGGGAAAAAGGGGAAGTTTGGATGAACAGTTTCTGGAAAAGACATTATTTTCCCCTGAGTCTTTTTGCTGTTCACTTGGCACCTCACACACATACCCGTATTTATCCCTGTATATTAAAGAATTTAACATACTAAATCCTCAAGAATTTTTTCAAGAAGTTATCATTCTTCAATTAAAATCTCCCTGGGAGTGGATGTGTGTTTgttgccaacacacacacacacacacacacacacacacacacactgtaactAGTACAGTGTTCTGCACATAGTGAGGATATGACACATGCAATTAAGTAAGAAATGAGATGCTGTTACGCTCTTGTAAAGAGGTAGCACCTCGCatttaagtaataaaaaaatgaaaatcttgaaaatcaaaaaatcaaaaattttaaagtattgctATTGAGGAAAGAACATTCAAAAGTTACATTAGGACCTGAACACTAACAATTTGGAGTATAAAAACACAACCACAAAGAAGCGGGGCTGGAAGGGTGTACACACGCCAGGCCTTATGTAATCTGGGCACAGTCCTAAATGACAGCTCTCAGATGGCATTTGAGAGCTACAGGCTCTCAGTCTGTTCAACCAATTTTGTGCTTATAAATTACTTCACCTATTTGCTTCAAGGATCTAGATAttaaccactgaaaaaaccaaaccaaaccaaaaacacTGGCAGGGTTGGGGTACAGCGAGGGTGAGAGTCAGGGAAAGCTTGGCAGGGGCCCCCATGCAGAGAAGGGCCTCACAGAGGGTTTGGAATCTGTGTTTTGAGTGCCCTGGAAGCCATGGAACAAGGGGGAGCAGAGGTGAGTGAGTTGTCTTCCTCCAAAGATATGTCcaatcctaacccccagtacgtgtgcatgtgaccttatttggaaagggGATCTTTGTAGACATACTTAAGGATCTCAAGATGAGACCATTCTAGACTTAGGGTGGGCCGACATCCAATGACTGGGGTCCTTataagagagaggagagggagttTTGAGGCACACAGAGACAGACCATGAAGACAGAGTCAGAGGTTGGGGTGATAAGTCTTCAAACCTGGGAATGCCAAGAATTGCTGACAACcatcagaagctggaaaaggcaagacagGATTCTCAGGGTTGCCAGCAGTCAGCAGAAGTTAGGAGAAAGGCATGGAGCAGACTCATCCTCCAAGCCTCCATAAGGAAGCAACCCAACCAACACCTTGCATTTGGagttctggcctccagaactgtgggacaacacatttgtattgtttttaagctgccaatttgtggtaatttgttatggcagccctaaagACATGAGTAATTTTAGAAATTACTAAAATCTAGAGTAAACACACAAGCACACCTCTTTGGTTGCTGTACAGAGAATGGACTATGTAGGCGGAAAAAAAGGAAGCAGTAAGTCAGATAAGAGGCTAATGCAGTCGGAGGCTGATGGTggcttgagtgaatgaatgaactgatacAAAGGGAAGGGGAAAACACTGGAGGGTGACTTTGTTGATGAGATTGTCAGGGGTGGTGGTAGGGGATGGAACACAGAACTCTTCTTGTGGAAGGCTGGTCTTGCTCCTGAGGCATAGGTAGGTGAGGTTAAGGTACGCTTCCTGGGAGTGGTGGAAGGAGCTAGGTGAATAAATGCAGgcccaggaggaaggaagggactgAGGCACTCCCCCTACCCATGTGCAGTAGGAATCTAACCCCTGTGCATGAACAGGTGGAACATAAAGTGTAgtaaagccgctcagtcgtgtccgactctttgcgaccccatggcctgtagcctaccaggctcctccgtccatgggattttccaggcaagagtactggagcgggttgccatttccttctccagggcatcttcccgacccagggatccaacccaggtctcctgcattacaggcagacgcttttactgtctgagccatcagggaagtcacatAGATGGAACATAAAGCCCCCTCTATTCATTTtgtgtgctttcttttttaaaaattatttcattttatttttaattggagtatagcttatattaaaattttttattctatttttttattgtagtCACAAAACCTCCTTTAAAGGCCCAAATCAAAAGCTACCCTCACCCTGAAGCTCCACTGGCACTCTCCACATACAAATTGTTTTCCCCAACTtgtgctccaggcttccctaggAGAAGCCCTGCCTTCTTTACTGCACCCTAAGGAATTGCTGGTCTCAGGTGCTAGACTGTGAGTTTGCTATGGAAGGAGAACCTCCTTTGCTCTTGGAATCCACCTCAGCAGGGAGCCCAGGCCCGGACACTACATCAGGAGGCCTTGATGTGTGGGTCTCAGTCATACCTAGAAAGATGCCAGGACTGCGAGGCAGTGAGAGGCAGAGCATAAGACACACTTCCCTTTCTGTTGCTCCCCATCAGTGACAGCCTGTCTCAATCCAGCACCTGTGCTACTGCACACCTGGCTGACTGGTGACAGATATAAGGGGTAGGGCATGGGGAAAAGGGTGAGCTGGCCCTGCCCTGTcctggggggtgggagtggggtgggagggacaaGCCGAGCTGCCCACCTCTGTCCTGGGGACCTCGCTGCTGGTGTCCGGCTGGGCGTGGGCTCCAGAGTTGGGGCTGCAGCCTGGCTTGAGGCTGGCCCCTTCATCTTGCTTTTCCTCGCTGGTCCCCTGCTCTGGGCTGTGGCCGCCCGCCCCTCCTCCTGGAGGGGGTTGAGGGGGCTCCTCCTCCACGgctccctcctccagctcctttGTGTCTTGGCTGCTTTGTCTGGGCTCCTCCTCTTCACTGGCCACCCTCTCCTTCACCTCTGTAGGCTCTTCCGCCTGCTCTCCAGCCGGTCTCTCCTCTTTGGGGCTCCCACACCCATCCTCCGCCTCTGAGCTGGAGGCTCGGGCTGGATGCTGGCCAGCCCCCTCCTCAGAGCCCCCCGCAATCTTCTCCGGCTCCTGGGCTTCCCCCACGGCCCTGCTCTTCTCCTCCAGCTTCTCTGTCCTGCTGGACGTCCTCCTCAGAGGAGGGGATCCTGGGGCTTTGCTCTTGGCTGGGAACACCTCGTCCCCACTTTCCTCCTTGGCACCATTCTCCTGGGAAGGCTCCACGGCCCTGAACTCCCCCAGTTCCCCACAGTCTGACTGGGACCTTCGGAATCTCCGGGAGGGAGGGCGCCTTTTTATGGAGCCCCTTGTCCGCACCTGGAAGAAAGTGTTAAGGAATGGACATCTGTGAAAACGGCCAAGGCGAGGACGCATGTTCTTTCAATGCCAGTTTCACAAGCCCCACCTGAGGATCATTTGATTTTCCATGAGGATATAGCTATTTATTATAGGTAGAGCCCTATGGGATTATGGTATTATACGGTAACCTGCAgaatttttcggagaaggcaatggcaccccactccagtactcttgcctggaaaatcccatggatggaggagcctggtaggctgtagtccatggggtcgctaagagtcggacacgactgagcgacttccctttcacttttcacttttatgcattggagaaggaaatggcaacccactccagtgttcttgcctggagaatcccagggacggtgttcttgcctggagaatcccagggacggtggagcctgatgggctgccgtctatggggtcacacagatcggacacgaccgaagtgacttagcagcagcagcagcagaatttttTCTGTGTGGATGAAGATAAAAATGCTTTCTATCCAATAAGAAAAGATACCCTAAGATTTTATTGGTCTGTAAAACATCAATCAGTTTGGTGTCTAACTTAGCAATTTTATTCTCACATTTGTTCTATTTAATTGCCTATAAATAACCAGTTCTTTGAATGAGCTTTACCACCTTATAGATTTCCTCATAAATTAACAAGTTGAACAAAATCTCTATTCATATTAGTCatgttttaacattttgaggacgCTACTTTGACAAAGGTAAGTGGAAAGTGTGTGAGACTCAGAACTAGGCCTCACCTTCGTCCACTGGACTTCGTCAGAAGTTCAGTGGGCATGTTTATATCAGATGCCCTACTTTATTCACATGAtctgtcctttaaaaattaatgtgcAAAGTAGGGACTTTTCTGATAACCCAGCAGTTAAGAGTGCCCCCTGTCagtgatccctggctgggaaactaagatgccACACGCCACGTAACATTTTGCATTTGTCAATCCTAGTTTCGTCTCAGTGGTTtagaatgctatgctatgctatgctaagtcacttcagtcgtgtccgactctgtgtgaccccatagacggcagcccaccaggctcccctgtccctgggattctccaggcaagaacactggagtgggttgccatttccttctccaacgcatgaaagtgaaaagtgaaagtgaagtcgctcagtcgtcacggactgcagcctaccaggctcctccgtccatgggattttccaggcaagagtactggagtggggtgccattgccttctccaggtttagAATGAGTGCTTGGTTTTAAAAGAGCTTCCCAGAAACTTTGCTGAGACCACAGAGAGGCTAGCCTCAGGCCTCAGTCTGAGCCATCAAGGCCTCAGTCCTCATGGCCTGCAGGGTTCAGAAATAATCCCATCTGCTCCCTCACTGCTGTCACAAGACCCAGTATTAGGGCTCTCCCCGGGGTTCCTCTCTGCCCCCAGGGGTCTCTCCATTGTTCTGGGCTGAAGGATCCCTATTCTGCCCCCAGCCAGCAGGCTCAAGCCCACCCCATCACCTCTTTGTTTCCTTGGGCTCTACCTGTTTCTGCAtatttgatctctttttcttaGATGGATTTTCTGGAAGGGTCCAGAAGATCCTGGTCTCTCCATCCATAATTCTAAAGTCACATACATTTATTAATACCATTTCCTGGCATTGGAGCCCTTTAACTC includes the following:
- the RCSD1 gene encoding capZ-interacting protein isoform X1, which translates into the protein MEERPAQTNAIVDDSAPPSVAQLAGRFREQAAAAKETPASKPTRRKPPCSLPLFPSKVELGQNGEEKSLPSANHPPKVKVKSSPLIEKLQANLVFDPAALLPGASPKSPGFKAMVSPFHSPPSTPSSPGVRSRPSEPEEVPVSFDQPPEGSHLPCYNKVRTRGSIKRRPPSRRFRRSQSDCGELGEFRAVEPSQENGAKEESGDEVFPAKSKAPGSPPLRRTSSRTEKLEEKSRAVGEAQEPEKIAGGSEEGAGQHPARASSSEAEDGCGSPKEERPAGEQAEEPTEVKERVASEEEEPRQSSQDTKELEEGAVEEEPPQPPPGGGAGGHSPEQGTSEEKQDEGASLKPGCSPNSGAHAQPDTSSEVPRTEDNTPVQDTKM
- the RCSD1 gene encoding capZ-interacting protein isoform X2, which produces MEERPAQTNAIVDDSAPPSVAQLAGRFREQAAAAKEKSLPSANHPPKVKVKSSPLIEKLQANLVFDPAALLPGASPKSPGFKAMVSPFHSPPSTPSSPGVRSRPSEPEEVPVSFDQPPEGSHLPCYNKVRTRGSIKRRPPSRRFRRSQSDCGELGEFRAVEPSQENGAKEESGDEVFPAKSKAPGSPPLRRTSSRTEKLEEKSRAVGEAQEPEKIAGGSEEGAGQHPARASSSEAEDGCGSPKEERPAGEQAEEPTEVKERVASEEEEPRQSSQDTKELEEGAVEEEPPQPPPGGGAGGHSPEQGTSEEKQDEGASLKPGCSPNSGAHAQPDTSSEVPRTEDNTPVQDTKM